Proteins encoded by one window of Lathyrus oleraceus cultivar Zhongwan6 chromosome 1, CAAS_Psat_ZW6_1.0, whole genome shotgun sequence:
- the LOC127098647 gene encoding L10-interacting MYB domain-containing protein codes for MVTLPNYCQDTEVRRYVYHDVVRLSGLEKLIDCSNIQGYTIHGCKEIFVLISFKQMTTNVDISDSKLWADFVTKAFIDIMVDEVTKGNMPNGVFHNRTWTSMTTKLSSITNRSFKVGQLKAKMHRLRAMYREFYSLLQNTGFGWNAKTNTVTASEEVWRNYLKVHDNATGVLHHSSTQDPPNTDEENELDNQYLNNGSASHVHVNDDSSDDDLHEVEHITRSGKRQVQARSKKESTSHMMGEELSAWAKASLEKAERYRDRNVEATSRVTSDCSLTKCVTVLDEMEDIPHDAYGKALEKFMNPDWREVFIAMSVERKRGWVLRL; via the exons GTGAGAAGGTATGTTTATCATGACGTGGTTAGATTGAGTGGTCTTGAAAAGCTCATAGATTGTTCTAATATTCAA GGGTATACGATTCATGGTTGTAAGGAAATTTTTGTATTGATTAGTTTTAAACAG ATGACAACTAATGTTGACATTAGTGACTCAAAGCTTTGGGCTGATTTTGTAACTAAAGCTTTCATTGACATTATGGTTGATGAAGTTACAAAAGGAAATATGCCAAATGGTGTGTTTCATAATAGAACATGGACCTCAATGACTACTAAGTTGAGTTCCATAACTAATCGATCATTTAAAGTTGGACAACTAAAGGCAAAAATGCATAGGTTGCGGGCCATGTATCGTGAGTTCTATTCACTCTTGCAAAATACCGGATTTGGGTGGAACGCAAAAACAAACACAGTTACTGCAAGTGAAGAGGTCTGGAGAAATTATCTTAAG GTACATGATAATGCAACTGGAGTACTTCATCATTCATCTACTCAAGACCCTCCAAATACAGATGAAGAAAATGAGCTTGACAATCAATACCTTAACAATGGGAGTGCGAGTCATGTACATGTTAATGATGATAGTTCAGACGATGATCTACATGAAGTTGAGCATATCACACGTAGTGGAAAGAGACAAGTTCAAGCACGATCCAAGAAAGAGTCTACATCACATATGATGGGAGAGGAACTTTCGGCATGGGCTAAAGCATCTTTAGAAAAAGCTGAGAGGTATAGGGATAGAAATGTGGAGGCTACTTCACGTGTAACATCAGACTGCTCTCTTACTAAGTGTGTGACTGTTCTGGATGAGATGGAAGACATTCCACATGATGCATATGGAAAAGCTTTGGAAAAGTTTATGAATCCTGATTGGAGAGAAGTGTTCATCGCCATGTCTGTTGAGAGGAAACGTGGATGGGTACTTAGACTTTAA